A single Lactuca sativa cultivar Salinas chromosome 8, Lsat_Salinas_v11, whole genome shotgun sequence DNA region contains:
- the LOC111915002 gene encoding G-type lectin S-receptor-like serine/threonine-protein kinase SD3-1, with protein MLGRRKLSLVSSIFLLLVVLLPVVFSEIPLGSRLSVESKNHWASPNGDFAIRFFNRLNEYGIGIRINSGLIPVEKQQVVWVAGGDLRVGDKSYFELTNNGDLVLFDSTRGVVVWASKTTNSSVASAVLQNDGNLVLLNNKKDIVWQSFDTPSDTLLPGQNLSSSQVLRAASRNSVSSFYSLRIGAIGDLELKWENDIVYWRSTATPNQSNLRAVLASDGAFQLFDKTSSPVWSVFSQDHGDADVKFRILRLDVDGNLRLRSWTKNSWKVVWQAVENQCDVFATCGVTGICAFNETGIPVCKCPYSLSSVPSSKCLLPYQQTCKSGSSMIKLDHTSLYAIYPPNETIISQISSDQCQNLCEQDHLCTASTFMNDGTSKCRIKKTQYVSGQSGFSVSSVSFVKRCSDPIAVIPNLSKSKPANPSQNTPIQDPHSSICVSCVIGIGGVTILVFVVIHLGLTGFWFYRRRYSFKTRAFSGDGPNPSGFLALTYIELKDITDNFKHRIGKSTFKGVLPENQPVMVKDYGAMNVDPRKFRRLILKLGSIHHKNLVRLEGYCCDPSYKFLVHESLTNGSLESCLEDPGVRKRLTWRKRLDLLLAVARAVSYLHMGCREFIGHGSLGCENVVLDENLEAKVNEFGLESFLGGGGDGGGGGGVCARDIRDFGSIVLAVVSGDPKAERGGCDWAYEKWVGGNVAEIVDKTVEGGVDGDELERVLRIMFWCFQSDERMRPSMGEIVNVLEGAVAVDPPPHPSACCKIPSEEGSDSDSI; from the coding sequence ATGCTTGGAAGACGGAAATTATCACTCGTCAGTTCAATCTTTTTGCTTCTTGTCGTTCTTTTACCGGTTGTTTTTTCAGAAATTCCATTGGGTTCAAGGCTATCTGTGGAATCGAAGAATCATTGGGCTTCTCCAAATGGAGATTTTGCAATTCGATTTTTTAATCGCTTAAATGAGTATGGCATTGGGATCCGTATAAACTCAGGGTTAATACCAGTTGAGAAACAACAAGTTGTTTGGGTTGCTGGTGGCGATTTAAGAGTAGGAGATAAATCATACTTTGAGCTCACCAACAATGGAGATTTGGTTCTTTTCGATTCCACAAGAGGAGTTGTTGTTTGGGCAAGCAAAACCACCAATTCATCTGTTGCTTCAGCAGTTCTGCAAAATGATGGCAATCTCGTTCTTTTGAATAATAAAAAGGACATTGTTTGGCAAAGCTTCGATACTCCATCTGATACGCTTCTTCCGGGCCAGAATTTATCTTCATCTCAAGTGCTACGAGCTGCTAGCAGAAattctgtttcgagtttttacaGTCTGAGAATTGGAGCCATCGGCGATTTGGAACTCAAGTGGGAAAACGATATTGTTTATTGGAGGAGTACAGCAACCCCAAATCAATCGAATCTTCGAGCTGTTCTTGCTTCTGATGGTGCCTTCCAACTGTTCGACAAAACGTCAAGCCCAGTCTGGTCGGTTTTTTCTCAAGATCATGGTGACGCAGATGTGAAGTTTCGGATCCTTCGGTTGGATGTGGACGGAAATCTCCGGTTACGCTCATGGACAAAAAACTCATGGAAAGTAGTTTGGCAAGCTGTCGAGAATCAATGTGATGTTTTCGCAACTTGTGGAGTGACCGGAATTTGTGCGTTTAACGAAACAGGCATTCCAGTATGCAAATGCCCGTATTCTCTGTCCTCCGTTCCTTCTTCCAAGTGCTTGCTTCCATATCAACAAACCTGCAAATCCGGTTCTTCCATGATTAAGCTCGATCATACTTCATTATATGCTATTTATCCACCTAACGAAACGATAATCTCTCAAATCAGCTCTGACCAATGTCAAAACTTATGCGAACAAGATCACCTCTGCACCGCGTCAACCTTCATGAACGACGGCACCTCGAAATGCCGAATCAAGAAAACACAATACGTTAGCGGTCAATCGGGATTTTCTGTAAGCTCCGTTTCATTTGTCAAACGATGCAGCGATCCCATTGCTGTCATCCCCAATTTATCCAAATCAAAACCTGCAAATCCCTCACAAAACACTCCAATACAAGATCCACATAGTTCAATTTGCGTTTCTTGTGTGATTGGAATCGGAGGCGTTACGATTCTAGTGTTTGTCGTGATTCATTTGGGCTTAACGGGGTTTTGGTTCTATCGAAGAAGGTATTCTTTCAAGACTCGGGCTTTTTCCGGCGATGGGCCTAACCCTAGTGGCTTTCTTGCTTTGACATATATCGAATTGAAGGACATAACCGACAATTTTAAACACCGGATCGGAAAAAGTACGTTCAAAGGCGTTCTCCCGGAAAACCAACCGGTTATGGTCAAAGACTATGGTGCCATGAACGTTGACCCAAGAAAGTTTAGACGATTGATTTTGAAATTAGGAAGCATTCATCATAAAAACTTGGTGAGATTAGAGGGTTATTGTTGTGACCCTAGTTATAAGTTTTTGGTTCATGAGTCTCTCACAAATGGTTCACTGGAAAGTTGTTTGGAAGACCCGGGGGTACGGAAAAGGCTTACGTGGAGGAAAAGATTGGATCTTTTACTAGCGGTTGCAAGGGCGGTTTCGTACTTACACATGGGGTGTCGAGAGTTCATAGGACATGGAAGTTTAGGTTGCGAAAACGTGGTTTTGGATGAGAATTTAGAAGCTAAAGTGAATGAATTTGGTCTCGAGAGTTTTCTTGGTggcggtggtgatggtggtggtggtggaggagtgTGTGCGAGGGATATACGGGACTTTGGGTCGATTGTGTTGGCGGTGGTGAGTGGTGACCCGAAGGCTGAGCGTGGTGGTTGTGATTGGGCTTATGAGAAATGGGTGGGCGGCAATGTGGCGGAAATTGTTGATAAGACAGTGgaaggtggtgttgatggtgaTGAGTTGGAGCGGGTGTTGAGGATTATGTTTTGGTGTTTTCAGTCGGATGAGAGGATGAGGCCTTCAATGGGAGAGATAGTGAATGTCTTGGAGGGTGCGGTGGCTGTTGATCCTCCACCGCACCCTTCTGCTTGTTGTAAAATACCGTCGGAGGAAGGATCAGACTCTGACAGTATTTAA
- the LOC111914998 gene encoding proline-rich receptor-like protein kinase PERK2, which translates to MAALDETPPSTAVSRAALGKGSSTVTTEGPPQPPIYQPRTNPVGPLPTTSLQMPPFFVPPMQQTQPVHSTMLPPSHVFNIPPLFIAPPPYQVTGGQSSMLSVLPLTQTTIGHTPPAYSMVDTWIRPTITANNSLQQTITVNPMTPIQYTPILLRLFPPTTIPVVPLLRTKPWLSRVATIWLEPPIPATGSVNRPRPRLPFP; encoded by the coding sequence ATGGCAGCGTTGGACGAAACGCCGCCGTCTACAGCAGTCAGCAGGGCCGCTCTAGGCAAAGGAAGTTCTACAGTAACTACCGAAGGTCCCCCACAACCGCCAATTTACCAGCCAAGAACAAACCCGGTGGGGCCACTTCCAACAACGTCCCTTCAGATGCCACCGTTCTTTGTGCCGCCAATGCAACAAACACAACCGGTTCACTCAACAATGCTTCCGCCAAGCCATGTTTTCAACATCCCACCGTTGTTTATAGCGCCGCCACCATACCAGGTGACGGGCGGACAGAGTTCAATGCTTTCAGTGCTGCCGCTGACGCAAACCACGATAGGTCATACGCCACCTGCTTATTCGATGGTCGACACATGGATCAGACCAACCATCACTGCCAACAATAGCCTGCAGCAGACAATAACGGTCAACCCTATGACCCCTATACAGTATACACCCATTCTCCTCCGGTTATTCCCTCCAACTACCATTCCGGTCGTACCCCTTTTACGGACCAAGCCCTGGCTATCACGCGTCGCCACCATATGGCTCGAACCCCCAATACCAGCAACAGGGAGCGTCAATCGTCCCAGGCCAAGATTGCCTTTCCCGTAG